One window of the Kallotenue papyrolyticum genome contains the following:
- the chvE gene encoding multiple monosaccharide ABC transporter substrate-binding protein, whose amino-acid sequence MVLSSCSSAPATPASTSSPSGNETGAASPAAVSGNRFTIGIAMPTKSSARWIADGENMVKYFTEAGYATDLQYAEDDVPNQVSQIENMITKGVNALVIAAIDNKSLSEVLQTAKDKNILVIAYDRLIRDTPNVDYYATFDNFQVGVLQAQYIEQALGLKEGKGPFNIELFAGSPDDNNTYFFFNGAMSILQPYIDKGQLVVQSGQTSVDKVATLRWDGATAQARMDNLLSAYYTDKRLDAVLSPYDGISIGIISSLKGVGYGTPDQPMPVITGQDAEIPSIKAILAGEQSQTVFKDTRELAKVTVQMVDAALNGKEVPINDTKTYDNGVKVVPSQLLVPVSVDKNNWEKVLVESGYYTKEQITQ is encoded by the coding sequence ATGGTTCTGAGCAGCTGTAGCTCTGCACCGGCGACACCAGCATCTACCTCCTCGCCCTCAGGCAACGAAACTGGCGCGGCCTCCCCGGCGGCAGTGTCTGGCAACCGCTTTACGATCGGCATTGCCATGCCTACCAAGTCTTCCGCGCGCTGGATTGCCGATGGCGAGAACATGGTGAAGTACTTTACTGAAGCCGGCTATGCCACGGACCTCCAGTATGCTGAAGATGACGTGCCCAATCAGGTTTCTCAGATCGAGAACATGATTACCAAGGGTGTTAATGCGCTTGTCATCGCTGCAATCGACAACAAATCCCTCTCGGAGGTGTTGCAGACGGCCAAGGATAAAAACATCCTGGTCATCGCATACGACCGTCTGATTCGTGACACTCCCAATGTCGATTACTACGCGACCTTCGACAACTTTCAAGTCGGCGTATTACAGGCCCAGTACATTGAGCAAGCCCTGGGGCTGAAGGAGGGCAAAGGCCCCTTTAACATCGAACTCTTCGCCGGCTCGCCGGATGACAACAACACCTACTTCTTCTTCAACGGCGCCATGTCCATTCTGCAGCCCTACATCGACAAGGGACAGTTGGTGGTGCAGAGCGGACAAACCTCCGTTGATAAGGTCGCAACCCTGCGCTGGGATGGCGCGACGGCGCAGGCGCGCATGGACAACTTGCTCAGCGCCTACTACACCGATAAGCGCCTTGACGCTGTGCTGTCGCCATACGATGGCATTAGCATCGGCATCATCTCCTCGCTCAAAGGCGTCGGTTATGGTACGCCCGATCAACCAATGCCGGTTATCACCGGGCAGGACGCCGAAATTCCCTCCATCAAAGCCATTCTCGCCGGCGAACAATCCCAGACGGTCTTCAAGGATACGCGTGAGCTGGCGAAAGTAACCGTTCAGATGGTCGATGCTGCACTGAATGGCAAGGAAGTTCCTATCAACGACACCAAGACCTACGACAACGGCGTTAAGGTCGTGCCTTCGCAGTTGTTGGTCCCGGTGAGTGTTGATAAGAACAACTGGGAGAAGGTCCTGGTCGAGAGCGGGTACTACACCAAGGAGCAGATTACCCAGTAA
- the mmsB gene encoding multiple monosaccharide ABC transporter permease, translating to MSTYQSDVKRQATFSPKTIASFVRDHLRQEGMLIALIAITLFFQIATNGTLLQPLNITNLILQNSYIVVMALGMLLVIVAGHIDLSVGSVAAFIGAVAAVLMVQYNVHPVVAVLLCLLSGAAIGAIQGFWIAYMKIPAFIVTLAGMLVFRGLTLVLLKGQSIGPFPVAFQRLSSGFIPDVFGAGGLHMTTMAIGVLLSVALVYTGVRDRRNQVRFSSDVTPFPLFVLKNVAIVAAILWLCYLLASYKGLPNVLIALGVLVAFYGFVTKRTVIGRRIYALGGNEKAARLSGVNTARLTFYTFVNMGVLAALGGLIFAARLNAATPKAGNGFELDVIAANFIGGASATGGIGTVLGAVIGAFVMGVMNNGMSIVGIGIDWQQAIKGLVLLLAVFFDVYNKNKAGA from the coding sequence ATGAGTACCTATCAGAGTGATGTCAAACGCCAGGCCACATTCAGTCCCAAAACAATTGCCAGCTTCGTCAGAGATCACCTGCGGCAGGAGGGAATGCTGATCGCGCTGATCGCTATCACGCTCTTCTTTCAGATTGCAACCAATGGTACGTTGCTGCAGCCACTCAACATCACCAACCTGATTCTCCAAAATAGCTACATCGTAGTGATGGCCTTGGGCATGTTGTTGGTGATTGTGGCCGGCCATATCGATCTATCAGTAGGCTCGGTGGCTGCGTTTATCGGCGCTGTTGCCGCAGTGCTCATGGTGCAGTACAACGTGCATCCCGTCGTCGCGGTGTTGCTTTGTCTCCTCAGCGGGGCGGCGATTGGCGCCATACAGGGTTTTTGGATCGCCTACATGAAGATCCCTGCCTTTATTGTTACTCTGGCCGGTATGCTTGTCTTCCGTGGCCTGACGCTGGTCTTGCTTAAAGGTCAGTCGATCGGTCCGTTCCCGGTAGCCTTTCAACGTTTGAGTTCTGGTTTTATTCCAGACGTTTTTGGTGCCGGTGGGCTACACATGACAACCATGGCGATCGGCGTGCTCCTTTCGGTTGCCTTGGTCTATACTGGTGTGCGTGATCGGAGGAATCAAGTTAGATTTTCATCCGATGTGACGCCATTTCCTCTCTTTGTATTAAAAAATGTGGCGATTGTTGCGGCCATTCTGTGGCTGTGTTATCTGCTCGCCTCCTATAAGGGTTTGCCCAATGTTTTGATCGCGCTTGGTGTTCTGGTGGCGTTTTATGGCTTTGTTACCAAGCGCACGGTGATCGGGCGCAGGATCTACGCGCTGGGCGGTAACGAGAAGGCGGCGCGTCTCTCTGGGGTCAATACGGCCCGCTTGACCTTCTATACCTTTGTCAACATGGGCGTGCTCGCCGCCTTGGGCGGGCTGATCTTCGCTGCCCGCCTCAACGCGGCCACGCCCAAAGCTGGCAACGGGTTTGAGCTCGATGTGATTGCCGCCAACTTCATCGGCGGCGCATCGGCGACCGGTGGCATTGGCACGGTCCTCGGCGCGGTGATCGGCGCCTTCGTCATGGGCGTGATGAACAACGGCATGTCGATCGTCGGTATCGGCATCGACTGGCAGCAGGCGATCAAGGGCCTTGTGCTGCTGCTGGCTGTCTTCTTCGATGTGTACAACAAAAACAAGGCGGGCGCGTAA
- the mmsA gene encoding multiple monosaccharide ABC transporter ATP-binding protein, which yields MADVLLEMRNITKAFPGVKALNNVNFSVREGEIHALVGENGAGKSTLMKVLSGVYPHGSYEGEIYFQGRECRFRDINDSERLGIVIIHQELALVPMLSIAENIFLGHEVARNGVINWNEAINRTKELLNRVGLHESPTTLVENLGVGKQQLVEIAKALAKRVKLLILDEPTATLNETDSQALLNLLLQLKEQGIASILISHKLNEVSKVADSITILRDGSTIETIDCHKEPISEERIIRGMVGRDLNHRFPPKDAQIGEKIFEVRDWTVYHPLHPDRKVVDNVSLYVRRGEVVGIAGLIGSGRTELAMSIFGRSYGRNISGTVYKYGKEIDVSTIQKAIHHGIAYVTEDRKSYGLVLIEDVKDNITLSRLSNVSRKMVVDQRKEFLVADQYRKSLNIKCSSVLQQTVNLSRGNQQKVVLSKWLFADPDILILDEPTRGIDVGAKYEIYTIINRMAREGKGVIVISSELPEILGICDRIYVMNQGRIVGEMPASAASQEAIMTCIMQQEEHLV from the coding sequence ATGGCGGACGTACTGCTTGAAATGCGCAATATCACTAAGGCCTTTCCAGGGGTCAAGGCTCTCAATAATGTTAATTTCAGCGTGCGTGAAGGTGAAATACACGCGCTAGTTGGCGAGAATGGTGCCGGTAAATCAACATTAATGAAGGTCTTGAGTGGTGTCTATCCTCATGGATCCTATGAGGGGGAAATATATTTTCAGGGAAGAGAATGTCGATTTCGGGATATCAATGATAGTGAACGCCTCGGCATCGTCATTATCCATCAAGAGCTGGCCCTTGTGCCTATGCTGTCTATTGCTGAGAATATTTTTCTTGGTCACGAAGTTGCAAGGAATGGTGTTATCAACTGGAATGAGGCTATCAATAGAACGAAAGAGCTTCTGAATCGGGTTGGATTGCACGAATCTCCTACTACGTTGGTTGAAAACCTTGGCGTTGGGAAGCAGCAATTGGTCGAGATTGCTAAAGCCTTGGCCAAGCGCGTCAAGCTGTTGATTTTGGACGAACCGACTGCTACGCTCAACGAAACTGATAGTCAGGCTCTGCTCAACTTGTTGCTCCAGCTTAAAGAGCAGGGCATCGCTTCAATTCTGATTTCTCACAAACTCAATGAAGTCTCCAAGGTCGCCGATTCAATTACCATTCTACGAGACGGTTCTACTATAGAAACGATAGATTGTCATAAAGAACCTATCTCTGAAGAGAGAATTATTCGCGGCATGGTTGGCCGTGATCTTAACCACCGCTTCCCTCCAAAGGATGCGCAGATTGGTGAAAAAATTTTCGAGGTTCGCGACTGGACCGTCTATCATCCCCTGCATCCTGATCGTAAGGTGGTCGATAACGTTAGCTTATATGTGCGCCGTGGTGAAGTCGTCGGGATTGCCGGCCTGATAGGTTCTGGTAGGACCGAGCTAGCCATGAGTATCTTCGGTCGATCGTATGGAAGAAATATTTCTGGAACGGTCTATAAGTATGGAAAAGAGATAGACGTTAGTACGATACAGAAAGCTATTCATCATGGGATTGCCTATGTTACTGAAGACCGTAAATCCTACGGATTGGTGCTTATCGAGGATGTGAAGGATAATATTACCTTGTCGAGGCTTTCGAACGTTTCTCGGAAGATGGTTGTTGATCAAAGAAAGGAGTTTTTGGTTGCTGATCAGTATCGAAAAAGCCTCAATATCAAGTGCTCAAGCGTTCTGCAGCAGACCGTCAATCTTTCTAGAGGCAATCAGCAGAAAGTGGTGCTCAGTAAATGGCTCTTTGCCGATCCAGATATTCTTATTCTCGATGAGCCGACGAGAGGGATTGATGTGGGGGCGAAGTATGAGATCTACACCATCATCAATCGTATGGCTCGTGAAGGCAAAGGAGTCATTGTTATTTCTTCGGAACTACCAGAAATCCTCGGCATATGCGATCGTATATACGTCATGAATCAAGGCAGAATAGTTGGCGAAATGCCGGCATCCGCTGCGTCACAAGAGGCAATCATGACCTGCATCATGCAACAGGAGGAGCACCTGGTATGA